In the Rhodoferax fermentans genome, GCCAGCTGGTGGCTCACCGACACCAGCCAGCGGTCTCGGTTGTTGGTCGAGCCGAAGTCGGCGCTCCAGTCGCCATGGTTGGGTTTGTCAGACACCTTGGGCGCCACAATGGCAGTGAGCGCACCACCTTGCCACAGGGTCTGGCCGCGCAGCATGGCGGTGCCCATGCGGTTCTCGCGGATGGCGTTGGGGTCAAACGAGGTGATGGCGCGGTTGGCGCCCTCGCGGAAATAATCGGTCGGGTTGTAACCCATGGCCGCGCCGTAACGCACATTGATGCGGCCCACATCCAGCACCCGGTCATTCTGCGGCTGCCAGCTCAGGTAGGCTTCCTTGAGGCTGTTGAGCGTTTTCTGGCCCAGCGCTTTGCTCTGGTGATTGAGGTCCAGCCGGTCAGACAGCACGGCGCGCAATTCCGGGCTGAGTTTTTTGTCAATCAGCAGGTCTAGCGACAGGCGCTGGGTGTCTTCGGTCCGGTCCGGCTGGCCCCACTGGTGCACCGTGGTGCGCCCGGCGGTGGCTTCGGTAAAGATACGCCAGCTGCTGGCCTCGACCGCCGCACTCTCGCTGGTGGTGTCAGCCAGGTTCAGGGCGTCGTCTTCGGTCAGGTCTGCAGCAAAAACAGGAGCGCACAGGGCAATGGATAAAAGGGCTACAGCCTGTTTTTGATGCATGGTCACTCCGGTTTGAAGTTGGGCAGGTAGTCGCGTTGTAACCAGACCTCGGGCACATCGCGGTAGACAAAGTCCGAGTAGCGCATCACGGTTACCCATTTGGTATCCAGCCCGTCGATGATCACCATCTCGGTCGGGCGCTCCTTGCCCAGTTGCGGCTGGTAGCGCCGGTAATACACGGTCTTGAGCAGGCGCTCACTTTCTGAAAAAAAACGGGCCTTGAGTGGCTGGCTGTTGGTGCTGTCGACCCACAGCTCGATGCGGTTGTAGCTGGCCTCCGGGCTGCTGGCTGTTAAGTCCAGTCGGGTGCTGCGCCGCATCTGGCGGTTGCCGTCGGCAATCTCTTCCTCCAGGCCAATCTTGGCCTGGTAATCCTTGGCCAGGTTCACGGTCACCACGTCGCCGTTGGAGGCTTGCCCCATCAGCCGCTGTTGTGGCGACAGGCGCACGCTCGCGCGGCTGGACGGGTCGTAGAACCAGAAATCGTTGCCGTTCTTGAGCATCAATTTCCCCTCATCCCGGGCCGGTGCCACAAAACGGATCAGGGTGCGGAACTGGCCACTGCGGGCATCCGACTTGGCGTAACTGCCCAGCGTGCTGGTATCGGTCTGTTTGCCGCTGCGGTATTCGATCAGTGTCACCGTCACACCAAAAGGCTTGTCCGGGTTGCGCACCGCGTCGCTGGCCTGCAGCATGGCCTGTGCGTTGGGCTGAGGTGCGCCTTGCGCCAGGGCACAGGCGCTGAGCAGCGCACCCAACAAAAAAAGCGACAGTTGATGCAGTTTCATGCGGTGACTCCGGGGACAGCGGGGTTTCTTGGGGCCAGGTTCGGCCAGCGATGCAGTTTACTCACATGCCAAGTGTTTGTAGCGGCAAAGAAGCGCCAACTTGTGCAGCTTGTTGTCAGGGCATCGATAAAATCGCGCGCCATGACCCACGTCCTTCTGGTGTGTAAAGCCAATGTGTGCCGATCTCCCATGGCCTGCGCGGTGGCCCGGCAACTGGCACAGGCCCAGGGCCGTGGCACCCAATTGCACTTTGACTCGGCCGGTACCCACGCCCACAGTGGCAAACGTCTGGATGCGCGGGCCAAAGATGTGTTGCTCAAACACCGTTACACCCCCCCAAAAAGCCGTTCCCGTGCGCTGACAGCGCAGGACTTTGAACGTTTTGATCTGATCCTGGCCATGGACCAGGACAACCTGTCGGCATTGCAGCGTCAGTGCCCCGTTTCTTTGCGTGGCAAATGCCGCTTGTTGCTGTCGTATGCGCCTGACTTGGGCTTGTCCGAGGTGCCTGACCCGTATTACGGCGATCTGGCCGGTTTTGAGCGTGTGCTCGGCCTGTGTGAGGCGGGTGCTCGCGGGTTGCTGGCCGAACTGTGACTACACGCGGTAATAGTCGCGGTACCAGGCCACAAAACGGTTGATGCCATCCTGCAAAGGCGTGGCAGGCGCAAAACCCACCCAATTGTTCAAGGCATCGGTATTGGCAAAAGTGGCCGCCACATCGCCGGGCTGCATAGGCAGCAGCCGTTTGTCAGCGGTTTTACCCAGGGCTTTTTCGATGCAGCCAATGAACTCTAGCAAGGGCACCGGCGCACTGTTGCCAATGTTGAAGATGCGGTAGGGCGCGTGGCTGCTGGCCGGGTCAGGCTCAGCGCTGTTGTAGGAGGGGTTGGGTGTGGCGATCTGGTCCACGGTGCGCAGCACCCCTTCCACGATGTCGTCGATGTAGGTGAAATCGCGTTGCATCTGCCCGTGGTTGAACACATCGATGCTGCGGCCTTCAAGGATCGCCTGGGTGAACAACATCGGCGCCATGTCGGGGCGCCCCCAGGGGCCATAGACCGTGAAAAAGCGCAGTCCGGTGGTCGGCAGACCGTACAGGTGGCTGTAGGTGTGTGCCATCAGCTCGTTGGCTTTTTTGGTGGCCGCGTACAGGCTGACCGGGTGGTCCACGCTGTCGTGTTCGGAAAACGGCATCTTGGTGTTGCCGCCATAGACGCTGGAGCTGGAGGCATACACCAGATGCGCCACCTGGTTGTGGCGACAGCCTTCCAGAATATTGGCAAAACCGACCAGATTGCTGTCGATGTAGGCCAACGGGTTCTGCAGCGAGTAGCGAACGCCGGCCTGGGCGGCCAGATGCACCACACGGTCAAAAGCCTCTGCCTTGAACAGGGCGGCTATTCCAGCCCGGTCTGCCACATCCATCTGGACAAAGCGGAAGTTGGGCTGGGATGTGAGCTGGCTGAGCCGACTTTCCTTGAGTGATACCGCGTAATAGTCGTTGAGGTTGTCCAGCCCAAGCACCTCATCACCGCGCGCCAGCAGCCGCTGGGCCACCGACATGCCGATAAAACCGGCCGCACCGGTGACCAATATCTTCATATAAAAAGTGTCAATCGTCGACTTGTTCCGCAGGATCTTCTGCGTGGTCAGTATCGGTGAAAAAGGAGCTGGTCAGTTTGACGGCGACCCCGACCGTGCCCGCCTTGTGCTCGACCCGCGTCACCTCGCCCGCACAGACCATTTTCAGAAGCTCACCTTTGACATTCACCTCAACCACAAAACGCACCCGTGAGCCGGGGGTCTGGTCAAGCGTGGTTTCCAGATAAACACCAGTGGCGCTGACATTTCTGGTCAACCCCGCGACGCCGCCGATCTCCACGGGTAACTCGGACAAGACCCTGTCGGCTGTCCTGCGGGAATGACCTGGTGTGGGTGCTTGAGATGTTTGCATGTGCTCCATGTCTCTTGACGATGTGTTTGATCGGGCCAACGATAATGAAAAGCACAAACTGTGCCTATGAAAATGATAGCAGTGTGCTTGTTTTCAAAACAACAAGTTGCGGCAGTTTTGGCAGGTTTTTTGAGCAAATGGACAGGCAGGATGTCAATTAATCCGACAGCCAAAGATCAGAACTCGCGGCTATCATCAGCCGTTGATCTGTGCGTTGCGCTGGATTGTTTTTGGCGGTTTTTGGAAGGGACAAGCAAATATGAGTTTTGGGCGGTCTCTCAATCAGAGTTTGCGCAAACTGTTTGCCTTTTTGCCGCGCCAGACCCGGTTTGCCATCTATCGCTCGTTTGTCGAGTGTGATGCCAGCCCCAGCCCACGCCTGGTGCTGAAAATCGCCGAAACCCGCGACGAGCTGGAGGCCTGTTTCAAACTTCTGCACGACGCCTATGTGGGCAGCGGTTTCATGAAACCCGATCCTTCTGGCATGCGTGTGACGCTGTATCACGCCTTGCCCACCACCACCACGCTGTGCGCCAAATACGATGGCGAGGTGGTTGGCACCTTGTCGCTGATTCGGGAGAGCCTGTTCGGCTTTCCCCTGCAAGCCATTTTTGACCTGAACCAGGTGCGTGAGCGCAAAGGGCAGATTGCCGAGGTCTCTGCGCTGGCGGTGCATCCCAAGTTCCGCAAGACGGGCGGCACCATCCTGTTCCCGTTGATGAAGTTCATGTACAACTACTGCACGACCTTCTTTGACACACGCCATCTGGTGATTGCGGTCAACCCCAACCGCATTGAAATGTACGAGTCATTGCTGTTTTTTGAACGCCTGACCGAAAACTCGGTTGATAACTACGATTTTGCCAACGGCGCCCCCGCAGTCGGTGCCACGCTGGATCTGAGAACCGCCCCGATCCTGTTCAAGCAGGTGTACGGCAAAAAGCCTTTGCGCCGCAACATGCACCACTACTTCATTGAAGCGGTCATGCCCAACATCGTGTTGCCGACACGGCGTTACTTCACCACCAATGACCCGGTCATGACGCCAGCGCTGCTGGACTATTTTTTCAACCAGCGTACCCAGGTATTTGCGCAGTTGGATGAGCACAAAAAGCAGTTGCTGCATGCCATCTACAACCTCGACGCTTTCCAACCGGTGCTGCCCCCTATCGCCCAACCCACCGAGCAGAAAGTACAACGTAGCCACCAGCGTTATTCGGTCAAATGCCCGGGCAGTTTTGATGTCCAGCTCACTTCGGGTGCCCGGGTCTATGAACTGCTGGTGGTGGACCTGTCACTTTATGGTTTCCAGGTGTACTCACAGGTGGCCTTGCCCTTGGGTGAGTGGGGCGAGGCCTTGATCAAACTTGGCACGGCCGAAAAATCCATCACCAAGGCCAAGGCCGTACGTGAACGGGCCAATGGCCTGGCCGGCTTCTACGGTTTCCAACTGGCCGAGCCCGACTTGGCCTGGCGCAAGTTTGTCAACGCCATGCAGTCGGGCAGCACCCATGATGATCTGGACAACGCCACCCGTTTTTTACCCGACGCGGCCTGAGCGGTTCAGCCAGCGCACACTCAGTTGCCGGGATTTCTCTCCAGCAACTCCAGCACATAACGCGACGGCACCGCGTAGCTGATACCCGACGGGTTGCTCAGTGCCGATTCGCGTGTGCCCTTGATCAGCACCATGTTCACCACCCCGAGCACCTCGCCACTGTCCGGGTCGAACAGCGGGCCGCCACTGTTGCCTGGGTAGGCCGTGCCATCAAGCTGGAAGATGTCAAACGGGCTGTTGCTGCGCACACTGCGGATGAGCTTGGGGTTGATCTGGCTGGCTGTGGGGGTAGGCAGCGCAGCTGGCGCAATGGAAGACACCAAAGCCCTGTGTGTCACCGGCGAAAACCCCAGCGCACCCCCAATCGGGAACCCCATGAAAGCCACCGACTGCCCCTCTTGCACCGTGTCCGAGCTGCGGACCTTGAAGGCGGCGCTGGCAGGTCCGTCAAAACGCAGCAAGGCCAGGTCATGCAGTGCATCCACCTCCAGCACTTTGGCCGGGCGGCTTTGCCAGCTGTTGTTGTCGGTGCGCAATTGCACCACCAGACTGGCCTCTGGGTCGGCATCTGCAGGGGGTACCAGAACATGGGCATTGGTGACCAATCGGTTGCCCTGGCTTTGTGAACCCTCAGCCACCACAAAGCCAGTGCCGCGCAGCGCAAAACGTGGGCTGTTGGTGGTTTTGTAGGTGCCTACGATGGCAATGGCGGGCTTGACCCGCGCTACGGTGCTGGCTAAGTCGGCGAAGGCGGTGGTGGAAACCAGGCAGGTGGCGACTGCCAGGCCGACCACAGTGGGTGTTCGGTTCATGCGCTCATTATGCGACCTGTCTCAGCCGGCCACAGCTGAGCTGGAAACTGCTTTCACGTTAATATTGTGCGGCTTTGCCAGACCCAGCGTCACTTACTTTGAGCCAGATGCCATGCCTCACCTCACCACCCAAAAGTTCAGTTTGTCCGCCCATTTGCGCCAGCTGAGTTCGGCCGCATTGGCTTGTGCCGTCCTGTGCTCCAGCCAAACGGTCTGGGCCGCCGACGCCAAAGCTTCCAAATATTACGAAGATGCACTCACCCGTTTTGAAAAGCAGGACACAACCGGCGCCATCATCCAGCTCAAAAACGCCCTGCAGATCGACAAGAACATGTTGCCGGTGCAGATGTTGTTGGGCAAGGCCCTGTTGCAAAACGGTGATGTGGTCGCTGCTGAGGTGGCGTTCAACGAAGCGCTGCGCCTGGGTGTAAACCGTGCTGAGGTGGTTGTGCCGCTGGCGCAAACCTACATGGCGCAGGGCAAGCAGGCGCAGGTGCTGAGTCAGCCGCAGTTTGATGCAGCGGGTTTGCCGCCAGATGTGCAGTTGCAGGTCTGGCTGATTCGGGCCGCAGCCAGTGCCGACACGGGGGACTTGCGCGCTGCCCTCAAAGCGGTGGATGAGGCGCGTGTGCTGGATCCCCGCTCGGCCGAGCCCTGGCTGGCCGAGGTGCCTGTGCGTATTCGCGCCAAACAGTTCAAGGAAGCCGAGGCTGCGGTCGCCCGTGCGCTGGAGCTCGCGCCCAACTCGGCGCAAGCCTGGTACCAGAAAGGTTCGGTGGCCCATGTGTCTGGCAACCTGCCAGCCAGCCTGGCCGCTTACGACCAAGCCCTCAAACTCGACCCCAAACACATCGAGTCGCGTGTGGCCCGGGCCGGGCTCTACCTGGACCTGAACCGCCCGGCTGACACCCAGGCCGACATTGATGCCCTGACGCGTTATGCCCGCGAAGCCAGCCTTGCCCGCAAAGAGCCCGTGCAACCCACCGGCCCCAACGAGCCCAGGGCCTCTTACCTGCAGGCGCTGTTGGCCGAACGCAACCAACAACCCGCAGTGGCACAAAAGGCCCTGAAAGAGATCACCACGCTGCTTGATCCGGTACCGATTGACTTCATTCGCTACCGGCCTCAGTTGCTCATGCTCAATGGCCTGGCGCATTACGGCTTGAATGAGTCCGAAAAAGCGGCCCAGGCGCTGGAGTATTTCCAGAAAGTGCAAGGCAGCACCCCGGTGGCCAAACTGCTGGCACAGATTTACTTGACGCAGTCCAACACCAACCGTGCTATCGATCTGCTGGAGGCTTACCTGCGGAGCAGCCCCAACGACGGCCAGGCTATGACGATGCTGGCCGGGGCTCTGATGTCCAAAGGCCAGAACGCCAAAGCCACGGCCCTGATGCAGCAGGCCTTGCAAACCCAGGACCGTCCTGAATTTCGTTCGGTGCTGGGTTTGAGCCTGATCCGCAGCGGTCAGGCAGGCAGTGGCATGACCGAGTTGGAGACGGCCTTCAAAAAAGACCCGCGCCAGACCCAAGCGGCCACCACCCTGATTGGTCTGTACCTGCGCAACAACCAGGCGGCCAAGGCCGTGACTTTGGCGGACACCTTGGTCAAACAGCAACCCAATAACGCCGGGTTTTACAACTTGCTGGGCATGGCGCGTGGCCAAAGCGGCAAGGTGACCGAGTCCAAAGCCGCGTTCGAGAAAGCCATCGCGCTGGACCCGGCCTTTGTGCAACCCAAGCTGAATCTGGCCCGGGTTGAGATTGCCACCCGGGCGTTTGATGTCGCCGAGACCCGCCTGGAAGCCATTCTGAAAGACAACGAGAAAGACACCGACGCCATGTACGAGATGGCCTTGCTGTCAGACCGGCGCGGCCAGGAAGCGCACGCCCAGCGTTGGCTGGAGAAAGCCACTGACCTGTCGGGCCCCAAAGACACTCGCTGGGCATTGGCGCTGTCAGACTTTCACCTGCAGCGCGGTCGGCCCGGCCCGGCGCTTGATGCCGTTAAAAAGGCTGCCGCCAAAGCCCCTGACGATTTGCCTGTGCTGATGATGTATGCGCGGGCTCAAATTGCCAATGGCGACACCGTGGGTGCCAAAAGCAGTTTGACCTCGGCCACCCGGGTGGCCGCCTATAACCCGGGTCAGCAGGTGGATATTGCACAGCTGCAAATGTCTGTCAGGAACTGGGCTGGGGCCTCTTACAGCCTGGACAAGGCGATATCAACTTCTGCAGACTACCTGCCCGCTTTGGCGTTGTTGAGTGAGTTGGAGCTGATGCAGGGTGGGCCCGCCAAAGCCGAACAACGCGCGCGTGAAATCGTCGCCAAATACCCCAAGCGTGCCGTCGGCCCAGGCCTGCTCGGCGATATTGCCCAGTCGCGCGGACAGGCGCAGCAAGCGCAGGCGTTCTACAAACAGGCCCACCAGCTGGAGCCGTCCACTGGCAGCTTCCTCAAGTTGTTTGGGGCGTTGAGTAGCCAGGACGGTGGCAAACCCGCCTTGCAACTGGCCCAGAGCTGGGTCAAAGCACGACCCAGAGATGCCATCGCTCAAAAAACGCTGGCCAACGCCTATGCTCGTAATGGCCAGTTTGCCGCTGCCAAAAATACGTTTGAGGTTCTGCTGAAGCTGACTCCAGACGACAGCGACGTCATGAACAACCTGGCCAACGTCTTGTTACGCCTGAAAGACCCCAGCGCCATCACCGTGGCTGAACAAGCTGTGGCCAAAGCACCCACCAACTACAACGCCATCGACACCCTGGGCTGGGCATTGTTCCAGGCTGGCCAAACCGATCGCGCCCTGCAACTGCTGCGCGACGCCCGCCTGCGCCAGCCCGCCAGCCCCGAGATTCGTTATCACCTGGCGGCGGTGTTGGCGAAAACCGGACGCAATAACGAGGCGCGCGAGGAATTGGAGGCGGCGTTGAAAGGGGGGGCAAGCTTTGAAGCTGGCGCTGACGCGCGCGCTTTACTGCAGACCCTGAAATGACACCGTGTGCCAGCACACCCTGTCGATATTGTTTACAACATTGACAGGGTTTTCATCGTTGCAAACTGTAACTGATTGAAAATTAAAAGAAAGTTCTTGTTGGCACAGATTTCGCTTATTCGGGATAGCTGCACCCCATTTGAAGGCTTTGCCTACGGTTAGACATCGTAGGTATAAGGAAATAAGATTATGAAAACCGTTGTTCTCAAGAAAATTGTTCAGGCACTGACCTTGGCCTCCGCTGCCGCGTTTGGTTCTTCTGCATTCGCGGGCGCAACCTGGTTGTTTGGTGACAATAACCCGACAAACGAATGCAACGCTACCGAAGCAGCCGGTGGTTGTGCCGCGCAGGCTGGATCCACGGCAGGATCACCCAGCGTCCGCGTGTCCGCCTTTTCGACCACAGGAACATCCGGGACGTTTGCTGCAGCAACTCTGACATCCTGGGATGGCGGTTTGGGCGTCCAGGCCAACGGTGCTGTGAACGACTCGGGGACACCGCAGCATTCCATGGATAACGATGGCTACACAGACATGATTTTGCTGAATTTTGGTAGTGCCAAGATTGATTTGGACAGTGTCAAGATCGGTTGGAACAACGGTGGTGGAGATGCCGACATCAGTGTATTTCGGTACATAGGCACCTCTGCCTCTCCAACGCCAGCTGGTCTCTCAGTCACCAATATGTCTTCCGGGGGCTGGGAGCTGGTCGGCAATTATGCGGATCTGAGCTCGTCTGGTGCGCGGGGCGTGAACAGCACCAACACCTCATCCAGCTGGTGGCTGATCAGTGCTTACAGTGAAGGTTTTGGCTCATCTAAAGAGACCGCAGGTGGTACTTTGGGGTCTGGCAACGACTATTTCAAAGTGTTGTCTGTGGCGGGGAATGTAGTAGCCCCGCCACCACCCAGCAAGATTCCCGAACCCGGTTCCCTGGCTCTGATGGGTATCGCCATGGCAGGTTTTGTTGCTACCCGTCGCCGCAAGTCAAAAGCAATCTGATCATCAAGCCTTGTGGTACAAAAAAAGCACCGCTGATACGGTGCTTTTTTTATGTCTTTTTGGCCTCTAGCCCTTATTTTATAAGGGCTGATAGGTATGCAATTTATAGCATTGTGTCGGCGCTGACGTAGTCATATCCCAGGTCTCGCGCCACGGCTTCGTAGGTGATTTTGCCGTCACACACATTCAAACCAGCCTTGAGATGCGGGTTGTCGCGCAGGGCCTGTTTCCAGCCTTTGTTGGCCAGTGCCACCGCGTGGCTTATGGTGGCGTTGTTCAACGCAAAGGTGCTGGTGCGCGCCACAGCGCCAGGCATGTTGGCCACGCAGTAGTGCACCACATCACCCACCAGGTAGGTTGGCTCGGCATGGGTGGTGGCGTGGCTGGTCTCGAAGCAGCCGCCTTGGTCAATGGCCACATCGACCACCACGGCGCCCGGTTTCATGCGACTGATCATGTCGCGCGTGACCAGCTTGGGTGCGGCCGCACCAGGGATCAGCACACCACCTACCACCAGGTCGGCACCCAGCACAGCGTCTTCCACACTCTGGGCGTTGGAGTACACGGTGTGGATGCGGTTGCCAAACACCAAGTCCAGGGCACGCAGGCGGTCCACATTCTTGTCCAGCACGGTCACTCTGGCACCCACACCGACGGCCATCTGTAATGCATGGGTACCCACCACACCCGCGCCCAAGATCACCACGTGGCCCGCAGGCACGCCCGGTACACCACCCAGCAAAATGCCCATGCCGCCCTTGCTCTTTTCCAGATGTGTGGCACCGGCCTGAATCGCCATGCGTCCTGCCACTTCACTCATGGGCGCCAGCAGCGGCAGGCCACCACCCGGGCCGGTGATGGTTTCGTAAGCGATACACACCGCGCCAGACTTCACCAGTGCAGCGGTCTGCTCGGGGTCGGGCGCCAGATGCAGATAGGTGTACAAAATTTGTCCGGGGCGCAACATCGCGCATTCATCGGGCTGGGGTTCTTTGACCTTGACGATCATGTCGGCCGTGGCAAATACTTCAGCAGCGGTGCTCACCAGCTTGGCACCAGCCGCCTGGTACTGCGCGTCGCTCAGGCTAATGGCGGCGCCGGCGCCGGACTGCACCAGCAGCTGGTGGCCGTGGCTGGAGAGCTCACGTACGCTGGCCGGGGTCAGTCCGACGCGGTATTCATGGTTTTTGATTTCCTTGGGTAGTCCGATCAGCATGGCAGGCTTTCGTGGGTTGGGAAAACACGCAGTGTGTAACAAGCGATTCGGGAGTGGAACCAAGATCAAACTTTGCCGGGTGACATTCGCGGGGCTAATGGTGCGGGGTGAATGCAAGGTGCCATCGGCGGTTTTCAGACGTCCCATTTGCGCTACTGAAATTTTCGGGGCACCTCCGGGCGGCTTAGGGCTATCAGTAGAAATAGGTAAAACAAAAACGCTACCCGGGGCACATCCAGCAGGCTGTCAAACAGACCCACCACACCAAAGCTCAGCACGGCCCCCGCGATGGCTGGGGCCAGCGGATGGTCTTTGGCTGCGCCTACGCTCACCCGCCACAAAACCACGGCGGTCAGCGCTGAAAAGAGCAGCAGGCCCAGCCAGCCTTGATCAAAAATCAAATTCATCCCCAGGTTTTTGATGTGCCAAGGCAGGTGATACCGGTCGCTGGTAAAAAACCAATGCGCCAGACCATCATCGAACCCCGGGTTGGCCAGCAGTTCCACCCCGGTAGTGGTGCGCAGATGCAGGTTGTCCAACTCCACCACGCGGACGTTCGATCGCACTGACACCGAAAACATCAACAGCCGTGGCGCATACCAATCCCCGCGCGACAGCTTGGCAGTGGGCATGGGCAGTTCAAAGTGTTGCCATTCATTGGCCTTGCCCTTGACGTTCAAGCTTGCAGACGGGCAGGCCCAATACTCGGCGTAAAGCAAATGCTTAGGGCAGGCTTCAAAGCCCAGCACCGCATCCTGGTCAGCCCTCACATCCACAGTTAGCACAGCATCCGCCTGGGGTAACCCAATGCGTTGCGAAAACCGCAACGGCGCGCCGCTGGCCAAAGTATGGTGCCCGCCTGACAGCACCAGCACGGCATTGTCAGCCTCCTGCACCACCCGGTAGTCCCCCATACGCATTTCAGGCGGGCCGTCTATCAAATTGCTGGCCGGGTAGCGCCCCAGTCCACGCCCCAACATGAAAGCCTCGTCGCTGTCGCCCAGCATCTTCAAGCCCGCCTGCCAATGCAGAATGCGGCCCCGCAAATCTTGCCTGCCTGTTTCAAAGCGGTTGCCAATGTAGTCACCCCCGCTGAGCACGCCCACCAAGGTCAGCGCCATCAGCATGCAGCCCGCCACTGTGGCCTGCCACACCAGCGTGCCAGGCCACAGTGGTTTCTTGGCGCAGCCAAGGATTGGCAAAATTAATAGCAGCCCACCCAATACCAACGGGGCCCGCAGCAGCTCTGTGCCCTCACCCCAGTTCAGATAGACAAGCCCTGCACCCAGCACCGTCAGCCCATAACATGCCAGCGCCACCACCGCCACCCAGTTGCCTACTCGCGCCCGGCGCCGCTGCCACAGTGCCAGCCCTAGCGCGGCCATCGTCCCGACGAAACCCAGCGCATAGCTCACATAACTGCTTTTGCCAACCACGGCAAAAGCCGCAAGCGCCGCCGCTGCCAGCACCGTGCCCAGCAGCCCCGCCTGCAGCCAGCTTGCCGCGCGCAAGCCTTGTACCAAGCCCCCCAGCGCCAGCAGCGCCAGCATGGTGCCCATTAGTGCCAGTGTGCCGCGATACCCACCCACCGGAAACCACCAAGCGGCAGCCGCTGCATACAGCCCCACCACCACCACCCCATTCCAGATGGCTTTGGCCTGATAAATCGGTGCCCCATGGGCTGGAAACTCTTGTGCAGGCAAGCGCGCCTGCTGGCGCATATGCAGCCACAGCATCACGGCCACGCCCACCGGTAGCGCCATGTAAACCCCGCGCGAAAACGTCGTCAAACTGGCATACACCCCCAAGCCCAGCGCAACCAGGGCACCTGCCACAGCCAACTGCCTGCGTGCCACCAGCAACAGCCATACGGCAAACGGCATGGTCAGGGCCAGAAACCCGTCCAGCGCGGCCCCCCCCACGTGCATCTCCCAAAACAAACCCGTGGTCCGGTAGTCCGTGGCAAAGTTAAGCAGCCCGGTAAACCCCAGACGCTCCCAAATGGTGGTGAGGGCAGCACCGGCTAAGCCCAGTGCCATGCCCACCGCCAGCAGGGCCGTCGCGCTTGCGCCCCCGCTATGCACCACGGCTGTCATTGCGGGCGTGACCAGCAATCCATGACTGCCAACTGCATGGATGCCGGAT is a window encoding:
- a CDS encoding S1 family peptidase, with translation MNRTPTVVGLAVATCLVSTTAFADLASTVARVKPAIAIVGTYKTTNSPRFALRGTGFVVAEGSQSQGNRLVTNAHVLVPPADADPEASLVVQLRTDNNSWQSRPAKVLEVDALHDLALLRFDGPASAAFKVRSSDTVQEGQSVAFMGFPIGGALGFSPVTHRALVSSIAPAALPTPTASQINPKLIRSVRSNSPFDIFQLDGTAYPGNSGGPLFDPDSGEVLGVVNMVLIKGTRESALSNPSGISYAVPSRYVLELLERNPGN
- a CDS encoding NAD-dependent epimerase; the encoded protein is MKILVTGAAGFIGMSVAQRLLARGDEVLGLDNLNDYYAVSLKESRLSQLTSQPNFRFVQMDVADRAGIAALFKAEAFDRVVHLAAQAGVRYSLQNPLAYIDSNLVGFANILEGCRHNQVAHLVYASSSSVYGGNTKMPFSEHDSVDHPVSLYAATKKANELMAHTYSHLYGLPTTGLRFFTVYGPWGRPDMAPMLFTQAILEGRSIDVFNHGQMQRDFTYIDDIVEGVLRTVDQIATPNPSYNSAEPDPASSHAPYRIFNIGNSAPVPLLEFIGCIEKALGKTADKRLLPMQPGDVAATFANTDALNNWVGFAPATPLQDGINRFVAWYRDYYRV
- a CDS encoding PilZ domain-containing protein, yielding MQTSQAPTPGHSRRTADRVLSELPVEIGGVAGLTRNVSATGVYLETTLDQTPGSRVRFVVEVNVKGELLKMVCAGEVTRVEHKAGTVGVAVKLTSSFFTDTDHAEDPAEQVDD
- a CDS encoding GNAT family N-acetyltransferase, coding for MSFGRSLNQSLRKLFAFLPRQTRFAIYRSFVECDASPSPRLVLKIAETRDELEACFKLLHDAYVGSGFMKPDPSGMRVTLYHALPTTTTLCAKYDGEVVGTLSLIRESLFGFPLQAIFDLNQVRERKGQIAEVSALAVHPKFRKTGGTILFPLMKFMYNYCTTFFDTRHLVIAVNPNRIEMYESLLFFERLTENSVDNYDFANGAPAVGATLDLRTAPILFKQVYGKKPLRRNMHHYFIEAVMPNIVLPTRRYFTTNDPVMTPALLDYFFNQRTQVFAQLDEHKKQLLHAIYNLDAFQPVLPPIAQPTEQKVQRSHQRYSVKCPGSFDVQLTSGARVYELLVVDLSLYGFQVYSQVALPLGEWGEALIKLGTAEKSITKAKAVRERANGLAGFYGFQLAEPDLAWRKFVNAMQSGSTHDDLDNATRFLPDAA
- a CDS encoding low molecular weight protein-tyrosine-phosphatase, with the translated sequence MTHVLLVCKANVCRSPMACAVARQLAQAQGRGTQLHFDSAGTHAHSGKRLDARAKDVLLKHRYTPPKSRSRALTAQDFERFDLILAMDQDNLSALQRQCPVSLRGKCRLLLSYAPDLGLSEVPDPYYGDLAGFERVLGLCEAGARGLLAEL
- a CDS encoding outer membrane lipoprotein-sorting protein, giving the protein MKLHQLSLFLLGALLSACALAQGAPQPNAQAMLQASDAVRNPDKPFGVTVTLIEYRSGKQTDTSTLGSYAKSDARSGQFRTLIRFVAPARDEGKLMLKNGNDFWFYDPSSRASVRLSPQQRLMGQASNGDVVTVNLAKDYQAKIGLEEEIADGNRQMRRSTRLDLTASSPEASYNRIELWVDSTNSQPLKARFFSESERLLKTVYYRRYQPQLGKERPTEMVIIDGLDTKWVTVMRYSDFVYRDVPEVWLQRDYLPNFKPE
- the prsT gene encoding XrtA/PEP-CTERM system TPR-repeat protein PrsT, translating into MPHLTTQKFSLSAHLRQLSSAALACAVLCSSQTVWAADAKASKYYEDALTRFEKQDTTGAIIQLKNALQIDKNMLPVQMLLGKALLQNGDVVAAEVAFNEALRLGVNRAEVVVPLAQTYMAQGKQAQVLSQPQFDAAGLPPDVQLQVWLIRAAASADTGDLRAALKAVDEARVLDPRSAEPWLAEVPVRIRAKQFKEAEAAVARALELAPNSAQAWYQKGSVAHVSGNLPASLAAYDQALKLDPKHIESRVARAGLYLDLNRPADTQADIDALTRYAREASLARKEPVQPTGPNEPRASYLQALLAERNQQPAVAQKALKEITTLLDPVPIDFIRYRPQLLMLNGLAHYGLNESEKAAQALEYFQKVQGSTPVAKLLAQIYLTQSNTNRAIDLLEAYLRSSPNDGQAMTMLAGALMSKGQNAKATALMQQALQTQDRPEFRSVLGLSLIRSGQAGSGMTELETAFKKDPRQTQAATTLIGLYLRNNQAAKAVTLADTLVKQQPNNAGFYNLLGMARGQSGKVTESKAAFEKAIALDPAFVQPKLNLARVEIATRAFDVAETRLEAILKDNEKDTDAMYEMALLSDRRGQEAHAQRWLEKATDLSGPKDTRWALALSDFHLQRGRPGPALDAVKKAAAKAPDDLPVLMMYARAQIANGDTVGAKSSLTSATRVAAYNPGQQVDIAQLQMSVRNWAGASYSLDKAISTSADYLPALALLSELELMQGGPAKAEQRAREIVAKYPKRAVGPGLLGDIAQSRGQAQQAQAFYKQAHQLEPSTGSFLKLFGALSSQDGGKPALQLAQSWVKARPRDAIAQKTLANAYARNGQFAAAKNTFEVLLKLTPDDSDVMNNLANVLLRLKDPSAITVAEQAVAKAPTNYNAIDTLGWALFQAGQTDRALQLLRDARLRQPASPEIRYHLAAVLAKTGRNNEAREELEAALKGGASFEAGADARALLQTLK